The Conger conger chromosome 15, fConCon1.1, whole genome shotgun sequence genome contains a region encoding:
- the LOC133111680 gene encoding sphingomyelin phosphodiesterase 3-like, with protein MVLHTAQFSSSLLGFLNGLSWGLVFPCYWLLDRLLASFLSTSQEKRRRSQDPCSFLALCVLVSTPLYLLFILAALPLALLGFLLWAPLQAARRPYVYSHRRAEARRAEQGGGSLGEWRPQGRSFCFCSANACLLPDSLARFNNLSDTQGRAREVGRRIRNGASRPQIKIYIDSPTNTSISAASFSSLVQPGGGGFRRTSSLDHRPDSNGEAEPREGAGGAGPQAEEGGPPGDCAGNAAGGGAQTQPESPLQPAGVQISISAPEPEAPEEDASGPRPAAEGDGASLDSRTASRESLARFHGCDGGVSNNTLSHRVSAFKKPALRRRRHGDDGFDHEVSAFFPANLDFLCLQEVFDKRAAAKLRRQLHRYFPFVLSDVGRYAWKGCCSRFKFLNSGLLLASRYPVLDADYQCYPNSRGTDAMVSKGALFVKVQVGTSLQEQRIVGYVTCTHLHAIEGDAAVRCEQLDLLLEWGSEFRKATSSPAGDKGLEDQVAFDVILGDLNFDNCSSEDKLEQQHVLFTHYKDPCRMGPGEDKPWALGTLLHPSGLYDEEVSSPESLQKVMENEEGRKEYLVYPTSKNQSSSQKGRKIPLKGNGRRIDYILYSEEGLQQDWKVDVEEFSFITQLAGLTDHLPVAMRLAISTGEEEP; from the exons ATGGTCCTGCACACGGCCCAGTTCTCCAGCTCCCTCCTGGGCTTCCTGAACGGCCTGTCCTGGGGGCTGGTGTTCCCCTGCTACTGGCTGCTGGACCGGCTCCTGGCCTCCTTCCTGAGCACGTCGCAGGAGAAGCGCCGGCGCTCCCAGGACCCCTGCTCCTTCCTGGCGCTGTGCGTGCTGGTGTCCACGCCGCTGTACCTGCTGTTCATCCTGGCGGCCCTGCCTCTGGCCCTGCTGGGCTTCCTGCTGTGGGCCCCGCTGCAGGCCGCCCGCCGGCCCTACGTCTACAGCCACCGGAGGGCCGAGGCCCGGCGGGCGGAGCAGGGCGGGGGGTCGCTGGGGGAGTGGAGGCCGCAGGGCCGCAGCTTCTGCTTCTGCAGCGCCAACGCCTGCCTGCTGCCCGACTCGCTGGCGCGCTTCAACAACCTGTCGGACACGCAGGGCCGCGCCCGGGAGGTGGGCCGCCGCATCCGCAACGGGGCCAGCCGGCCCCAGATCAAGATCTACATCGACTCGCCCACCAACACCTCCATCAGCGCCGCGTCCTTCAGCAGCCTGGTGCagccggggggcgggggcttcCGCCGCACCTCCTCGCTCGACCACCGGCCCGACAGCAACGGGGAGGCGGAGCCGCGGGAGGgagcgggcggggccgggcccCAGGCCGAGGAGGGCGGGCCCCCGGGGGACTGCGCCGGAAACGCGGCGGGGGGAGGCGCGCAGACGCAGCCAGAGAGCCCCCTCCAGCCGGCCGGCGTGCAGATCAGCATCAGCGCCCCGGAGCCCGAGGCCCCGGAGGAGGACGCGTCCGGGCCCCGGCCGGCGGCCGAGGGGGACGGGGCCAGCCTGGACAGCCGCACGGCCTCCCGCGAGTCGCTGGCGCGTTTCCACGGCTGCGACGGCGGCGTGTCCAACAACACGCTCTCGCACCGCGTCTCCGCCTTCAAGAAGCCCGCCCTGCGCCGCCGTCGCCACGGAGACGACGGCTTCGACCACGAGGTCTCTGCCTTCTTCCCCGCCAACCTGGACTTCCTGTGCCTGCAGGAGGTGTTCGACAAGCGGGCGGCCGCCAAGCTGAGGCGGCAGCTGCACCGCTACTTCCCCTTCGTCCTGAGCGACGTGGGCCGCTACGCCTGGAAGGGCTGCTGCTCCCGCTTCAAGTTCCTCAACAGCGGCCTGCTGCTGGCCAGCCGGTACCCCGTCCTGGACGCAGACTACCAGTGTTACCCCAACAGCCGTGGCACCGACGCCATGGTCTCCAAGGGAGCGCTCTTCGTGAAG GTGCAGGTGGGCACCTCTCTTCAAGAGCAAAGGATTGTGGGATACGTCACCTGCACTCACCTCCATGCCATTGAAG gagacgCAGCGGTGCGTTGTGAACAGCTGGACCTGCTGTTGGAGTGGGGATCGGAGTTTCGGAAAGCCACCTCCTCTCCCGCCGGAGACAAAGGCCTGGAGGACCAGGTGGCTTTCGATGTTATCCTGGGGGACCTGAATTTCGACAACTGCTCCTCAG aggatAAGCTGGAGCAGCAGCACGTTCTCTTCACTCATTATAAGGACCCATGCCGCATGGGACCAGGAGAAGACAAGCCCTGGGCTCTGG GTACCCTGCTGCACCCCAGCGGGCTCTATGATGAGGAGGTCAGCTCTCCAGAGAGTCTGCAGAA GGTGATGGAGAATGAGGAGGGGAGGAAGGAGTACTTGGTTTATCCCACCAGTAAAAACCAGAGCTCCAGCCAGAAGGGCCGGAAGATACCACTCAAGGGAAATGGCAGAAGGATCGACTACATCCTGTACAGTGAAGAGGGGCTGCAGCAAGACTGGAAAGTG gacgtggaggaGTTCAGCTTCATCACGCAGCTGGCGGGACTGACCGACCACCTGCCCGTCGCCATGCGGCTCGCCATCTCCACCGGGGAGGAGGAGCCGTAG